TCTATTTAAGATTCTTTAAACAAATTCAAAAAGAGAAAATTCTTCCAACTTTATACTATCACTAGAATTATTTAAGAAAAAAAAAATAGGGAGTGTGCAACAATTTTTGGGTTTTAGAATAATTGTCCCTTGACACTAATTTATCATTTACTTTTTATTCTAGTTTTTTAATTTGGATTTATTATTTTTTTGTTGTTTGTTTGTTCTTTTTGTTCTATGTTGTTATTTTTGCTATGTTTTGTGCTGTGGTCGTGAGTGTTTGTTGTATTTTTGCGTTGTTTAGTCCTAGTATGGTGGTATTGTCTGTATTTTAGTGTGTGTTTGTTGTATGCGAATTGTGGTTCGATTATTGGTATTCTCTTATTGTATTGTGCTTGTCCGTTTGGTGTTTTGATTTTATTAGCCAGTAGTTCTTTAGTATCACTTGTGTAATCGGTTATTACTTTCTTGTGAAGGTGTATGTACCATTTTTATCTGTAATTGTACTTCCTGTTTTGCCGTTGATGTTTATGTTTAGTTTGTTGTTTGTTCTTGGGTTTCCATCAGCATCAGTGAATGTTCCTGTTATTGTTATGTTATTTCCATATTGTATTGTTTCTATTTTTATTTGTTTAAGATTTTTATTGCTTTTGCAGGACAGTTTTCATAACATAGTCCGCAATGTAAACAATTTTCTTTAGATATGGTGTAGGGTTTTCCTTCGTTTATTATTTTCTGAGGACATATTTTTGCACATAATCTACATTCGATACATTTTTCTGTAATCAGGTATCCTTTTTCACTTATCGTCCCATTGTTGATTTTAAAATTTTGTCTAAATATGGGTTTTTGAGTTAAATCAAAATATTCTATTTCTCCACTAACTACTTTGAATGGTTCAAGAATGTATCTGCTTTCTCCTGGGTATACATTGTTCATAAAAGGATTTTCTTCAAACATCAGGTCAATCCACTTTTTTTGGTCGTCTAATTTTTTTGCTATACCATTAATTCTTACAGATTTGTTATCTTTTAAATTCACGTAGCTTATCTGTGGGTGATTAATTAGTTCTTTATAAACGTTTTTTCCTCGTGCAGTTAAAAAGTAAATGGTGTCTTCGTCAATATGCATGATATCAATGATTCTGCTTTGACTATTGCCATTTTCATCAACTGTGCTGAGTACTCCATCAATAACTTCGCGTATTTGTTCTAAACATTCTTTTTTAGTAATCATTTTATTATATTCATCTCGTTTAATCTTTTTTCTTAAGTTGTTTTGTTGGGGGTGATATATATGAAATAATTATTGGAATTTGTTTGTTTTATTTTATTTTAAGTACTTTTTTGAATAGATCTTCGACTTTTTGCTGATTTTCTCGATTGTAGTATGTATTGTTTAAGTCAGTGTATAATGTGAATCGTACTAGTTCATATAGTACTTTGTTTAATGCTAAGCCTTTTTCTGTTAGTTCGTATGTTATGTTTGAATTTTCATCTTCATTTCTTTTTATTAAACCATTATTTTCCATATCTTTTAGGCAGTTTGATAATACTTTGTTGGATAGTTGTGGTTTGTTTTCTTTGAATTCGTTGAAATGTTTTTTTCCAAAGAACATGTCTCTAATTATTAAGATTACCCATTTCTTGTTAATTATGGTTAGGGCTATGTCTATTGGACATTTTTCTATGTTTACTTCATTTTCCATATTATTTCTCCCTTTCTATTTTATGTTATGGATGTTCTAGGTATATGTTGTTTAAGTAACCATTTGGTTACTTTAATTATTATATATATGAAATGTATAGTATAAATTAAAACTATATAATTATATAGTTCATAGGAGGAATTTAGACAATGTATAAATTAAATTCATGGAATGAAAAAACAAGTTTCAATGTTTCAAAAATAGCAAATAATTATCAGACAGTTCAAACTGCTTGTGGTACAGAAATTGTTTCTTCTGCTTGTGGTGGTGAAGTAAGTACTGCTTGTGGTAGTGAGGTTGTTTCTTCTGCTTGTGGTGGTGAAGTAAGTACTGCTTGTGGTAGTGAGGTTGTTTCTTCTGCTTGTGGTACAGAAATCACAGTTCCATGTGGCAGTGAAAGATTATAATCACAAGACAATTATAATAAAAACACTATTTTTTTTTACAAAATTATCTTTTTTTTTGATGTGATTATTTATGACAGAATTTTTTGCTTCCCAATGGCATATAACAGATGATTGTGACCAACGATGCAAGCACTGTTATATATTCTCAGAAGAAAACAATAAACCAATTATAACAATGAGTTATACTATAATAGAAAAAGTATTCCAAAATTGTATAAGGATGTGTGAAAAAACAGGTAGAAAAGCATACTTTATATTAACAGGCGGCGACCCAATACTACATCCCGACTTCTGGAAAATTCTAGGACTATTCAAGGAAAACAACATTCCTTTTGGAATACTGGGCAATCCATTTCATTTAAATGACACAGTTTGCCAGAAATTACATTCATACGGGTGCAAATTTTATCAATTATCCTTAGATGGATTAAAAGAAACACATGACTACTTCAGAAAGAAGGCTCATATAACACAACACTAGAAAAAATATCTTGTCTAAAAAATGCGGGGATACATGCAAACATTATGACCACAGTTTCAAAGATTAACATCAATGAAATACCCGAGATTATCGACACAGTCGTAGAGCATGGTGCAGATTTATTCTCTTTTGCAAGATACTGTCCAACAAGCATAGAAAAAAGTTCACAAATGACACCAGAAGAATATCATAACCTACTAGAAACATGCTGGGAAAAATTTAAAAAATATGAAAAATCAGATACCAATTTTAACCTTAAAGATCATCTATGGACATTATTCCTCTACGAAAAAGGCCTCTTCACAATACCCTCTGATTTAGAGGAAGATTTTATATATGATGGGTGTAACTGTGGAAATTCACATATAACAATATTGCCTAATGGAGATGTATATGCCTGTCGGAGAATGGAAAGTAAAGTAGGTAATGCATTAGATGAAGAAATATATGACATATTCTTTGGAGAACAAATGAATCATTACAGGCAATATGAAAAGTTTGAAAAATGCAGTAAATGTGAATTATTAAGATTTTGCAGAGGATGTCCAGCAGTAAGTTATGGAACAACACATAACATGTACTCAGCAGACCCACAATGCTGGAAGGAAGTATGATAAAAGATGAAAGCAGTACTATTAGAAAAATGTTGCAATGCAGATGAATTAAAAGTAGTTAACATCAAAAAACCAACATTAAAGGAAGGTTACTTATTAGTACAAATAAATGCTTTTGGAATAAATCGTTCAGAAATAATTTTAAGACAATATGAAGCAGAAGAGGATTATATTAAACTACCAGTAGTACCAGGAATTGAATGTGTTGGCACAGTAGTAAAATCTTCCGACACTAATTTTAATGTAGGTGATAAAGTTATTTCCCTAATGGGTGGAATGGGAAGAAGCTTTAATGGCAGTTATCAGGAATATGCATTACTACCCATAAAAAACACGTTCAAAATATCAGATAATGTTATGAATAAATTAAGTACTGAAGAAATTGCAAGCATGCCAGAAACATATTTTACAGCTTATGCTTCATTATTTGAATGCTTACAATTATCCTCCCATGATACTTTATTAATACGTGGAGCTACAAGTGCAACAGGAATAGCAGCACTAAAATTAGCAAGAGCATATGGATGTAAAATTATAGCCACAACAAGAAATAATGAAAGAATAAATAAGTTATCCAGTTTAGGTGCAGATTATGTGGTAATTGATGATGGTAACATATCAGAAAAAGTGAAAGAAATTTATTTGGAAGGTGTGGATAAGATTTTAGAATTGGTTGGTCCACAAACATTAAATGACTCATTTAAAGCATTAAAAAAGCATGGAATTTGTTGTGTAACAGGAATCCTTGGAAACAAAGAGTTAATTGAAAATTTTGATCCAATTAAAGATGTTCCTAATGCAAAATATTTAACCTCATTTTTCAGCAATTACCCAAATCAGGAAATTATAGATAACATATTTGAATATATAATAAATAACAATATTAAACCACAAATATCCAGAGTATACAATAGTTTAGAGGATATTAGCAAAGCACATGAACTAATGGAAAGCAATAATGCTCAAGGAAAAATCATTATTAAATTAAAAGATTTTTAATTTTCTTATAATCAGTGGAAATCTGCAGAAATCCTTATTTAATACAATCAGGACGAGTTACATCTGTTTTCTTGTTTTGTGAGAGTGTGTGACAATTATTGTGTTTTAGGATAATTGTTATGGGTACTTTAATTCAATTTTAATATTATATTCTATTTTTTAAAAATAAAAATTAATACAGAAAATATATAAAAAAAATAATTAAAATCACTGAATTATAATAAAAATAGAAAGATTTAAAGTATAAAAAAAATTAGTTATGTCTGAGAGTTGTCGCACACCCTCTCTACTCGGTAGAAGTTATTATATTATTGAATTTATTGAACTGACAACATTGATGCGAAGTCTCATGATTATTACTTATGTAGTAAAATTTTAATAATGGTATTGCATATCATAAATTATGGAAATCAAATATATTAAAGACAATTATTATTTCGAAACACTCACTTCAACACATGATTTATCAGATTTTATTTGTTTATCTTCTTTTTCTATTGTTTTTGTATCAACTTTATTATCATTGCTTGTAGTTTGCACAGGTTTTACCCCTACATTATCACCAGCAGTATTACTAACTGTTGCAACATCACTTACACTAGTATCTGTAGCAATTGTACTATCAGCATCATCTGCTGTATGTACAGCACCAACTGTTGCAAGTAACATAACAAGTGCTAATACAAAGAACATTCTTTTAATGTTTTGCATATTTATTCATCTTCTATATGCTTTAGTGTAATAATATTTTTGGTTTTTTTATGTTTCGTTATATTGTGTATAAAGAAGGAAAAAAATTAAAAAATATTATTCATTTAGTCACATAGATGAAGAAAAAAAAATGAGAAAATTATATAACAAAAAGAAATATGGCATAAAATAAGCCATAAAAAAAGTACTACAAAGTTATAATATGTTACAAATAATTATGGAAAATATAATGGCACATAGAAATCGTATTATACTAATATTAGTAAACCAATATTTTAATAAAAAGAAAAAGAAGATAGAAACTATTTATAATTAAAATCCACGTGTATTTTAAGCATAATAATTCTTATCATAATAATAATTTTTTTAATTCTTTGCTCATTAATTCTTGTCGTTTTGTCATAAACTCTTCGAAATTAGAAAGTTCATATGATATATTCTCTGGAAGATATTTCACTTTTTCTTTACCATATTCGTCAAGCCAATCTGTAAGTGGCATTGAATTTTTATGTTCGTTTTTTCTTCCTTCTAACAACTGTAAATTTGCCAATGTGTCTCTACGTCTCTTCCATTCTTCTTTTGTATTCTCATCAATCACATTATTGTCTGGAAGAATTAAGTCATTAAGATTTTCTTCTTCAAAATTTGTGTGTGGATGCATATGATCTTGATGGAATTCAATTTCATCATAATTCAATTCAGGGTACAATAGAGATAAAATCATGAAAGTATATGAACCCATTTCGTATGTATCAAACATTGAATCAATTTCATCTGAAGTGTAAACGAGTGTTCTATCACCAGTAAATTTAACATGATTAAAATATGACATACTAAAGGAATCATTTGGTGCTTTTTTTAATGCATCCCTTATTTTTTTCAACGAATCTAGAGATGCTGTACCAAAAATCTGTTTTAATTGTGCTATGACTATATATTTTCTTAACTCGTTTTTATTACTGTTTTCTTTAAAATCTCCACCATTATATATATAATAAACCATAGGAATTACTGCACCATAAGAAATCATATTCTCTGAATTAAATCCAAATTCGTTTAACAATTTCACGGTGTTTTTAATGGAATTACTAATATTTTCCCAATTATCTTTAATTTTCAGTACACTATCCTTTTTGAAAGTTTCTACTTTTAATGTCACTGACATATCTAATAGATAAAGGCATGTGCGCATTATAAAATCATTAGAAAATTTGAATCCTTTCCCTATTCCATTAATTTCAGAAAGCAAATCATCAATCTTATCTCTAGCATCATCCCAATGAGAAACAATAGTTGAAAATAACAAATCAGTCTTTGATAGTACAGTTCCTCCTGAATTTACCCTTACAAAAATATCTAAAACACTATCAATAGAATCATTTACAACTTCAAAATAATTTATTATATCATCACGAACTAATCTTGTATGTAATCGAGACAAATTTTTTCTAGCAACTTCATTTGTTGCAAAGTCACTGTTAAGTATCACTTCTGCCAAATCTTCAGTTGAATATTTAAGAATATCCTTTACTTTATACCATATTCTATTATCTTTATTCTTTTTAACATCTTCAACAGTTAAAAATTTAAAAGTATAAGTGATGTCCTCATCATCAATCTTTTCACTACTTAAATCAAAATATAATTCTTTTTTTGGAAAAGCATCATCGTTATTCCATCGTTTTCTAGGAAGTTTTCTACTCATACTCCCTTGAAGAGCAATATATAATGATGTAAGTCTCTGTTGCCCATCTAAAACTGCCCACATAGTTTCATCACCCGGATTGGGAAATGGTTGTGGTGCTGGTGGATTATTATTCATATCTCTATCATGATAATCTTTTATAAATTCATACATTGAATACTCTTTATCATTTATAATTGCTTTCTTTACTTTCCAAAACAAAAATGTACCAATTGGATATCCTAACATAATTGAGTCCAACAATCTTGTAATCTGATCATCAGTCCATACATATTTTC
This genomic stretch from Methanosphaera sp. ISO3-F5 harbors:
- a CDS encoding helix-turn-helix domain-containing protein; amino-acid sequence: MENEVNIEKCPIDIALTIINKKWVILIIRDMFFGKKHFNEFKENKPQLSNKVLSNCLKDMENNGLIKRNEDENSNITYELTEKGLALNKVLYELVRFTLYTDLNNTYYNRENQQKVEDLFKKVLKIK
- a CDS encoding SPASM domain-containing protein, whose protein sequence is MTTVSKININEIPEIIDTVVEHGADLFSFARYCPTSIEKSSQMTPEEYHNLLETCWEKFKKYEKSDTNFNLKDHLWTLFLYEKGLFTIPSDLEEDFIYDGCNCGNSHITILPNGDVYACRRMESKVGNALDEEIYDIFFGEQMNHYRQYEKFEKCSKCELLRFCRGCPAVSYGTTHNMYSADPQCWKEV
- a CDS encoding radical SAM protein, whose translation is MTEFFASQWHITDDCDQRCKHCYIFSEENNKPIITMSYTIIEKVFQNCIRMCEKTGRKAYFILTGGDPILHPDFWKILGLFKENNIPFGILGNPFHLNDTVCQKLHSYGCKFYQLSLDGLKETHDYFRKKAHITQH
- a CDS encoding 4Fe-4S binding protein gives rise to the protein MITKKECLEQIREVIDGVLSTVDENGNSQSRIIDIMHIDEDTIYFLTARGKNVYKELINHPQISYVNLKDNKSVRINGIAKKLDDQKKWIDLMFEENPFMNNVYPGESRYILEPFKVVSGEIEYFDLTQKPIFRQNFKINNGTISEKGYLITEKCIECRLCAKICPQKIINEGKPYTISKENCLHCGLCYENCPAKAIKILNK
- a CDS encoding DUF262 domain-containing protein gives rise to the protein MGYEKKSIKDILDYINRGEIYLPAIQRKYVWTDDQITRLLDSIMLGYPIGTFLFWKVKKAIINDKEYSMYEFIKDYHDRDMNNNPPAPQPFPNPGDETMWAVLDGQQRLTSLYIALQGSMSRKLPRKRWNNDDAFPKKELYFDLSSEKIDDEDITYTFKFLTVEDVKKNKDNRIWYKVKDILKYSTEDLAEVILNSDFATNEVARKNLSRLHTRLVRDDIINYFEVVNDSIDSVLDIFVRVNSGGTVLSKTDLLFSTIVSHWDDARDKIDDLLSEINGIGKGFKFSNDFIMRTCLYLLDMSVTLKVETFKKDSVLKIKDNWENISNSIKNTVKLLNEFGFNSENMISYGAVIPMVYYIYNGGDFKENSNKNELRKYIVIAQLKQIFGTASLDSLKKIRDALKKAPNDSFSMSYFNHVKFTGDRTLVYTSDEIDSMFDTYEMGSYTFMILSLLYPELNYDEIEFHQDHMHPHTNFEEENLNDLILPDNNVIDENTKEEWKRRRDTLANLQLLEGRKNEHKNSMPLTDWLDEYGKEKVKYLPENISYELSNFEEFMTKRQELMSKELKKLLL
- a CDS encoding zinc-binding dehydrogenase encodes the protein MKAVLLEKCCNADELKVVNIKKPTLKEGYLLVQINAFGINRSEIILRQYEAEEDYIKLPVVPGIECVGTVVKSSDTNFNVGDKVISLMGGMGRSFNGSYQEYALLPIKNTFKISDNVMNKLSTEEIASMPETYFTAYASLFECLQLSSHDTLLIRGATSATGIAALKLARAYGCKIIATTRNNERINKLSSLGADYVVIDDGNISEKVKEIYLEGVDKILELVGPQTLNDSFKALKKHGICCVTGILGNKELIENFDPIKDVPNAKYLTSFFSNYPNQEIIDNIFEYIINNNIKPQISRVYNSLEDISKAHELMESNNAQGKIIIKLKDF